DNA from Mustela erminea isolate mMusErm1 chromosome 18, mMusErm1.Pri, whole genome shotgun sequence:
TCTCCAATGACTCTGAATGCTTGTCTTTGGAAAGTAGCTATTGTCCATTTTGAAACTATGGCATTTACAACtcgttcattcatccatccatccacccattcattcattcattcattcattgagagCCTGCTGAGTACCAGCTTCCaggtatatgtatatttcatcTCCATTGTTTatgattttcttccaaatatagCACCTGACCTTCCCAACTAATTCTCCCCACTACTTCCTCCAGGTACAGAAGTAGCCATTCCCTTCTTTCCCAAACTCTACTTCTCTTGAAATGCTGACCTCTCCAATGTTCCAGGGCCAAGTGCCAACTCTTCCCAAGGCATATGTCCagacattctgatttttttaattttttttaaactctcccaTACAGGAGACCCATTGTGTTACTCTCTCAAGAATCTGGTGCCAAGGGCGCCTAGGtagcacagtgggttaagcctctgcttttggctcaggtcatgatctcagggtcctgtgatcgagtcccgcatcgggctctctgctcagcagagagcctgcttccccctctctctctgtctgcctttctgccaacttgtgatttctctctgtgtacgtcaaataaataaataaaatctttaaaaaaaaaaaaaaaagaatctggtgCCAAAGAGAACTAAAAGTGCAGGGAATTTATTAAGGGAAATACCTATGAAAAAAGTGgggtaggagcacctgggtggctcaattggttaagagtctgactttggcttaggtcatgatctcagggtcctggcattgagccccacgtggggcactgtgctcagcagggagtctgcttgtctctctccttctgcccctccccccattctttctctctctctctctcaaatacataaaatttaaaaaaaaaaaaaaatgaggaagtggGGTAGAAGCCAGGAAAGGCAGGGAGATCCCACAGACCATGAGGCAGGTCTGACCCCAACTGAGGGAGACCGCCATGCAATCTCTAGAACAATCTGTAAAATCGTCCTCAAGCCAAATTCAACCATAAGGGGAATCCTGTGTCGGCCAGCAACAGGcctgcctcagtgtccctgccacactctgcctttggctgggaaCTGCCCGTGATAAGGATGGCCTTGATGCAAACACATCTATGGGGGACTCAGAGGACACAGTGGGGCCTCTCAGTCAGCTATGACCCTATGGTGGGAAGTCTGAGAGGCAAGTTCTCATGGTCACCTCAGATGTTCATTAACGGGGGGTGAAACAGGGTCCCTTCTATGTCTCTTCAGTGACTTCAATTAGGGAATCAagggtttggggtgtgtgtgtgtgtgtgtatgtgtgttgagAAGGCGCTCCCTCCCACAGCCACAATGGCGTCTCCGAAGCCCAGCTCCCACTGCAGACTCTCATCCGTCTCTTGCTCCCTTTCAGACCATCCTGGTGGGTGACAGCGGCGTGGGGAAGACCTCTCTGCTGGTTCAGTTCGACCAGGGCAAGTTCATCCCAGGCTCCTTCTCGGCCACCGTGGGCATCGGATTCACAGTAAGTGCCCCCAGACTCCGGGGCCCTGGTGTGTCTCTGTCAGGGTCCCAGCAGGAAACAGGTGGATGCTCACGCTGGATCCTTCAAGGTTTAATATGAAGACTACTTACCAAGGCGGAGGCAGGGTGTTGGGGAACGGGGTGGGAGGCAGTGGTTTGGTGCAATGCCCGTGCATAGTGCAGGGCTCCGGTCCCAGTCCTAgactaaaaaacaataaaaacaacaaaaaaaaaaaaaaaaagaaagaaagaaagaaaaagaaaaaacacaagaggAGCGAACTACTGCCAGAACTCAGGGACAAAAGCCTGCAAAGGGAGGGCTGGCTACCAGGAGCTCTGACCCTCAGTGGAGAAACACACGCGCTCCCCACCCTCCTGGAAGCTAGCCAGGGTGGGCAAGTCAGCTCCCTCCTGCCGTGCTCCCTTCCAGCTCTCCCATTTCCTCCTGGGGCTCCCCACGGGCTAGACCCAACCAGAAACTAGAAAGAATATCTTGATACAGATTGCTCGGGCCCTCCTTCCAGGGCAAGAAGAATGTGGAGAGGCAAAGGGATGACTTCAGATTTTAAGTATAGTCCAAATTTAACACTGTTGTGTGGGTCCTAGGGAACTGGCAGGCCAAGAACTAAAGTTTTATTCTTAgcactctgtctctccctggaTATCCTCAGGATCAGGATGGAGCAAGAACACAGGGCCGGTGGGACCACACTTAGGGCTGGGATGCAGCAGCATCACACTTGGTGGGAAGAGGCAAGAGGACCCCAGAGACTGGGCTTGCCCATTGGATCacaggaaggaaagcaaggaCTCCTGATGGCCAGGGATTCAGAgtaaagcagaaatgaaagccTGGCCAGCGTGTGTGCCAAGGGCCTGGAATCCAACCCGAGACACCAGCGCCCAGTGTTTGTTCATGACCAGCCTCCAGAGTgctgggaagggcagggctgAGTCCCAGGAAAGCAAGGTTGCCCAGAAAATTCCTGAGACCTGGGACCAGGCTGTCAGGCCAGGCATTCCCCCCACTAGGGGCCTGTTCCCCATCTGCCCCTCAGCACATGAGGTCACAGGGGGCCCTCACAGCCACCAGCCATCTCCCCCAACTCcacacccatcctcccacctgtCAGACTCGGAGGGCAGACAGTGGGGTGGACGTGGGTGTGGACGTGGTTGGGAACACTCTGATTCACACTCCACAGACGCATAAGGGTGGGGCCTCCAAATTTTGCCGCTAGCCTGATAAGAAAAATGTGGCACCTGGCCtctaagaaggaagaaagaatgtggtcaaacagagagcccgaagcaggctGACACAGGACAGGCCTGGCTCCCCCAAACTGACCACAAGACATAGGATGGTCTTGGTCAAGCCGACAACACAAACCAGAGCTGGAACTCAGAAGcccaccttcccctcctccagcttctggcgGCTCCCGACAACCCTTGGTACctcttggcttgtagatgcaGCACCCCAGTCTCCAGCCCTGTCTTCCCAGAGCCTCTCCTCCCTGTGTGTCCGCTCATCTGCTTACAGGGACACCCGTCATACTGGATTAAGGACCCACCCGACTCCTGTACGACTTCATCTTAActagtcacatctgcaaagaccccccTTCCAAATAGGGACTAGAGGCTAGGGACTAGGGGCTAGGACAGCCACAGATGCTTTGAGGGATGTAATGCAACCCTTGCAGGGGAAGGGGAGCGAGGGCCACGCCACCCCCTCGCTCTCATTTCTCGTCGTCCATTACCGTCTTGCTCTGAAAGCCACTGCCCCTGCAGGGTTCCAGTGTGAGCACTTAGGAGCTCCGAGTGGGCTGGGGTGTTTTTCGCAGCGGGTGACTCTGGCATCCAAACAGCAGGCGATTACACAAGTCTGCAGGGTACCTGACAGCTTCTCGGCTCCCATAGCTGGCTCTCTGAGGCCCGGCGCCGGAAAACAGCTCCAGCCACTGCCAAAAAATCACAGGGCTGGGGGCACATGGACACACAGTCCCCAGCAGGCCTATAGTCTCCGATAAGCCACACCTGCTTGTCTTACCCCCCCAACACCTAAATCaaggggtgcaggtgcccctcccccctacGCACCCTCAGTCAGTCCCTTTGTAATATGGCCACAGAGCCCCTGAAGCCTACTGGGAACAAAACCGCCCACACTCCCATTCTCTGTCACCAGGAGCTGCAGGATTGCTGGGATGTCCTGCTTAAAATGATCCGCGActtcatgaatttatttaataccaaacatttaaggccTGCTTCAGGCCAAGGGACCAGGGCCTGCGGGCCAGGGCCAGGCTGCATAAGGCCAGCCGCCCCCACCTTCAGGAGTTCccagattgggggtggggaggccttTCCCAGGATGGCTCATTCTGGGCGCAGCCCAACAGGTCAGGGAGAAATGAGAGGTGCCCGGCTAGGGACCGTGAGAAACCACAGTGTAAATGTGGGGCAAGGTGAATTTCAGTGGgtgaataaaatcatattcaGATGAGCTCGCGCTGAGGTGCATTAGCAAAGCAAAACTGCCTGGGCGCCTTCCTCGCTGCGCACGTCTTCTCTCAAAAGCAgcgcccaggggtgcctggatggctcagtgggttaaagcctctgccttcggctcaggtcatgatcccaggatcctcagatcgagccccacatcgggctctccgctcagtagggagcctgcttcctcctctctctctgcctgcctctctgcctacttctgatctctgtctgccaaataaataaataaaatctttaaaaaaaaattaaaaaggcagcgCCCGGCCGCTCTCTAGAGTCCCCGGCCCACAACCGCCACCCAGGAACACCCGTCGGCCTCCAGCTGGCCGGGGCTCCGGCGCCGCCTGCAGGCCGCGCTGTGCAGCGGCAGCGAAAACCGGGGCGCCTGACCGCGGGGCCCCACAGATGCCGGACCCTGCGAGTCAGGCTGGATTTCCAGGGACTGTTACCCGGGGAACCTAACCCGGGCCGCGGGCGACCTTGGGGGACCGGTCGTGGGGCTGGATTTGAGCCCGTCTCCACAGAGCGCGATGCCCGGCCAGTTTGCTCGGGGGCCGCCTGCCCTGCCCCCCGAGGCGCTGACCCTGCGGTCGTGCGCGCCTTCGCGAGCCAGCCTTCTACCGGCAGGTGTCGTCTGGGTGGGCGGACGGAGGGAGGAGCCTGTCGGGGTCTGGGCCGGGGCGGTGGCGGGTGGGAGGATGAGGTGGAGCCTAAAGCGGGGCGGTCCCTGCGCTGTCCCTCGCCCGCCACCAGCCCTAGCTCACCTCTGGTCCAGGGGACATGACGGGCATGTCTGGCGCCGCTGTCACTCGGGATGGAGAGGCCCCCGAGGACTCCCCGCCCTGCAGTCCGAGCTACGATGTCACGGGCAAGGTGGGTGGTCACTGTGCCCAGCGCTGGGGACTCCCCAGCCTGCTCTGAGGGCCACCCCTTCCCCACGCCCTTTGCCCTGAGACCCCGGTCCAACCCCCTTTCTGGCTGCGTCTTCTTTGGACTCAGCCCTTCCCCCAAGGAGCCGGGTCTCCCcgagcagggaggaagggtggAGACAGCCCCCGGCTCTACGCCCTAGTCTGGGGCTCTGGGCTGGCTCAgcaagggtggggagaggggggttagAAGGACTGAAGGACTCCCCACACGGCGGACCCCAACCCCATTTCCTTTTGCTGCACCCTGATTGCTAGGATCCCCGGAACCCCGTGCTTCTCCGTACGGGTTAAGTTCACAATCCTCCTGGGCCCAGGCACCCACAAATGCTGGAATATGGGGATGCCTGGAGACGAGGAGGGGACGCCCCCTGGCGGCGGAGCAATTGCGGTTAATGCCTTTTCCCCAGCTAAGCTCCCCGCGGAGACTCTTAGGCCCCAACCTCCGTAGGTCCCCGGGGGGGCCCCCAAGCCCCACCACCTCCTTTCTGCTCCCGCAGCCATTTCCTCCCGCCTTCTTCCAGGAGGGTGTTGCTAACCAACTTGAAGCCCCGCCTGAGAATTTTTAGAACCTGGGAAAGATTCTCTTGGTTAGTCCCAAGTGCCCTGCGGGCTAGCTTGGGTCGCCTCTCTGGGGCTGGATCCCTCTGAAGGGCAACCATGGACAGAAGCAGGTGAGGGAGGCGATGGACTCTGGTCTGTCTGACCTCCCTCTGGgcccctggaggaggcagggaccAGGAACTCTGAACGAGGGGCTGAGGGAGCACAGAGCTTCCACTCTTCCTCTGAGGCTGGGGAGGAGTGAGGGGCTGCCCTGTGACATGCTGCGGGGCCTTGAAGGAGGCTGGCCTCTTTCTGTGCCTCGGGGCctccgccacccccaccccaggctctctCTCACTAGGAGCTGGGGCCTCTACCCCCCAGTCTTTCAGGGGAAGCCACTTTGCAAGTCACCCACCCGGAGCCGTTGAGATAGGCGTCCTGTGTGGGCTGGTGGCAGGAAATGGGCCCCTGTGCCttcaggggagggggagctgctaaggcccaggccccaggctggtGGGGACCGCCTGACCTCCTGGCCTGAGAAGCCAGCTGGCCTGTTTGTCTAGGAGGTGGCAAGGCTGGGCAGTTGTGTTTGGTGGAATCGcctggctggggggctggggggctggtgAGCATCTTTTGCTCAAGACAGCTGTGATCCGAAAAGTTTGCAGGAGttcaccctcccttcctcctcagggGCCAGGACACAGGAGCCAGGGAGAAGTGCTGGCTCCAGAGGGCTGCGCGGCCTCCAGCCCTCCGTCTCCTGTGGGCCAGGCAGCATCTGTAGGAGGAGCCTGGCAGAAGCTCCTTGGGCCAAATTAGAGGGAATGGGAGCCGCAGGCAGGGAGTACGCAGCGCCAGGCCACTCTTCCCTGAGTCTCAGGCACTCGACATCAGCATTTTTGGTCCAAGTCATTAACAGACTCCAAAGAGACCTCGGTGAAATTATCCTTCCTCCCTtctagccactgtggaaagcatgCCACAGAACAGTGAAGGAATCTTCCCGAAGTCCCCCAgtagccatctacaagccaggaccCCAGCCTTCACGTACCTTTTGCTCAGTCCCCTTACCTTTCCACCAAAGTTAGCTAATCCTAGTACCCCGTGCCCACAGCAGGAATGCCTTTGGGCTCCGCTGTCAAGGTCAGAGCCTCAAAAATAACTCAAACCTAGTCCCTGCTCAACCCATTAAGTATCTAACCAGCCAACTGGGAAAATTCCAGCATTAGGTCCAGACCTCTGTTCTCCAAGCTTGAGGAATGACTGGACAgaaggctccctctccctctccctgtccccgcTTGTCTTGTCCCTGAAAGGAGATCATGAGCAGAGACTGACCAGACAACACGAGGGCAGggacacaccccaccccacattCCCTCCCCTAAAGTGACCCAGAGATGCTAATTTGCATCCATCTGACCCACCTGGGAGGTTTCTGCGGAAGAAACTTTAGACTCATCGTCTCCCCGTTTTGGTATAAATTTCAATCCTCCCGAGTTTATGCAAcacttttataaacataaaatgtcatTAGAGACTTTCAGATAAATTCTgtgaccagaaaaagaaaagaaaacaacagcagTGGTAATCTTAGAACATGCCTTTGCATACAACCGTGCCCGCCCCATCAGATCTGATAGTCTCCCTTGGGTGATAATCCCTGTCCACGGTATTAACACTTCCTTTCTGGAAGAGGTGGTTCTTTGGGGCCACTGAGCACATCTGCCGACTTGTGAGTGCTGAGGTCTCAACGCAGGAAACTGGGTGAGGACAGGAGAGTCGGTGGGAGGGCCTGAGAAATGAGCTGAGCCAAGGAGTCgagaggaaagaaagggtgaAGGCAGCATCGGGCTTTCTAGAAGCAGGTGGCCCTCAGTACTGACAGCAGCCTTCCCTGGCCCTCTGGCCCTCTTTCCAGAGTCTCGCCCTGGAAGCCCAGAAATTTGCCCCAACTCCCCAGTAactgcctctgccccccccccccacccaatcTCCTAGGTGATGCTTCTGGGAGACTCAGGCGTTGGCAAAACCTGTTTGCTGATCCAGTTCAAAGACGGGGCCTTCCTGTCCGGGACCTTCATAGCCACGGTCGGCATAGACTTCAGGGTGAGGTGGCAGCAGGCTCTTCCTCCCAGCAGCAAGTCGGGGCAGGCCAGGGCTCAGGCACAGCGTGCTGTCCTCTCTGGCCCTGGATCCTCAAAGCCGCTGTGGGTCATTCCCCAGAGGGCACCAGGGGTGCTCCCCCTTGGGACCACAGAGGGAGCCAGGTTCAAGGAGTCCAGGCATGGTGGAGGGGCTCTCTGCCCACCTACAGGATCTGAGCAATGACACACTGAGTCTTAAAATTCTGCCCTAGAGCAGGGCAGACACATCCCACGGTGGGAGCTGAGTTTCCTGGCCTTCCACTGTCTTGCTCATGGCCCTCTGAGCTAGGCCCCTCTGGCAAGGCCTCACAGGTCTTTCTGGAGTTCCTGGAAGCACCCCACTGCACTGGGTTGAAAAGCTAAGCTCATCAGCCTCCCTCCCTGTGGTCTCGAGGAACCCACCCTTATAAACCCGCGTCAGGGCTATATAGCGCTCTGCCATTCTCCACCCACAGGGTCCAGGACAGTAAGGTCTAACCCaggtggtggggtgagggggcggCCATGCAGGGGCCGGCTGCCTCCCTCCCAATGGGAAGGAACCCAAGCTTCACTTAGGAGAACTAGTGAACAGCTAGAGGGAAAGACCACCCTGCAGACCCATCCTCTGCTGTGCCCAGGATGTGCGGGGTGGAGGAGGCAGGCATCGTATCTCTAAGGGCTCGGTTCTGCAGGCTGGGGCTGAGCTCCAGGAGGCACCAATGAAAGTGGGAAAGAGGCGGGGCCCCCAGTGTCCAGCCCTGAGTCACCTTCTGAGGTCAGGAGAGTCAGGCCCTGGCATGTTTTAAGAGGAGCAGACGAGTTCCCAAAAGAACTCTGccatggggcggggtgggggggagacggGGTCCTGCTGCCCTGAAGAGGAAATCTGACTGGAGATGTCTAGGGGGCTCACTGCACCCCCTCGAACCCCGGGAAGCAACCAGAACAGAACGTCTGCCACTCTGTAGGACGTCAAGGATCCAAGCCTTCCCCGCCATCCAaacccaccctcccctgcccctgtctCTTTCAGAACAAAGTGGTGACCGTGGATGGTGTGCGGGTGAAGCTGCAGGTGAGACCAAGTCCAGAACAGCCGGGGAGAGGGGAGGATGGAGGGCCCGCCCCTGCTCTGCACCCAAACCGCAGGAGGCCTGCAGCCCTGCCCTGAGCCTGGGGCAATTTCCTGTGGGGCGCAGAGGAAACAGCctttgtgcttttgtttgttcAAGGAGGACGAGGAGGGCGGCCCAAAAAGCAGTTCCCAGGCACACTCTCCACCATCCAAGGCTCACAGGCCGCTCTCTCCACGTGCCTGCAGACGGGCCTGCTCTGCTCCAGCTCTTCTCCAGTTTCCCAAATCTCATCCGCTCTGGGAGACTGGACGCCCCCAAGCCCTGGGCTAGGGAAGAGGCCGCAGCCTGAATGAGCTCGTGAGCTCCGTAACAGCACCGCGGACATCATCGGATGTTCGGAAGGCCCTGAGCCCCTAGTGCAGGAAGtgtcccccacacacacacagctgtcgGACTCCGCGTGGGTTCCCTCCGCGCAGCCCCGTCCCGGCGCACTGCCTCCCTCTGACCGTCTGTCCATCCCTTCCTAGATCTGGGATACAGCCGGGCAGGAGCGGTTCCGCAGTGTCACCCATGCTTATTACCGAGATGCCCAGGGTAAgcccttccccagcccacccGGGAGACCCATCCTTCTGCCCCACGTCCcctgtgtgatctctctctccccctgcagcCTTGCTCCTGCTCTATGACATCACCAACAAGTCTTCTTTCGACAATATCCGGGTAGGTCCCCTTCACACGCCCCCCAGCAGCAGCCAAGGTGGGCCCTCCGCGAGCGAGGACTGCTTCCTGCTttgtggggaagggggcagagcagAGAACTGCCACCTTTTTCAAAACACCTGCGCTGTGACTCAGAAGGAATAAGCTGCCGCTGGGCATCTGGTCGGCCTGTGGGCGGGAAGGCCAGGCAGGCCGCTGGGTGCCTGTGCCACCTGCTCAGTCCTGGCTGTGACTCGTGAGTGCCGTTCCTGACAGAGTTCGCCCAGTACCCAGCTCCGCCCTGGACAACTACCCAGGTGGCAAGGACAGTGATTCAGTGAGCAGGTCTGTCCTTACCAAACTATTGCAGAGTAGGGATAAGTCAGTAAGTACAAGCACTGAGCGCGTACGGCACCATAAGGGTTTCACATCTCCCTGATCTCAAGGGATTGGCAAGCccatggggggcagggggcgctCGGGGACCAAAACACGTAGATATA
Protein-coding regions in this window:
- the RAB37 gene encoding ras-related protein Rab-37 isoform X1, which codes for MTGMSGAAVTRDGEAPEDSPPCSPSYDVTGKVMLLGDSGVGKTCLLIQFKDGAFLSGTFIATVGIDFRNKVVTVDGVRVKLQIWDTAGQERFRSVTHAYYRDAQALLLLYDITNKSSFDNIRAWLTEIHEYAQRDVVIMLLGNKSHRPSAEGRQWLLLQADVSNERVIRSEDGETLAREYGVPFMETSAKTGMNVELAFLAIAKELKYRALWQPDGPHFQIRDFVESQKKQPSCCSFL
- the RAB37 gene encoding ras-related protein Rab-37 isoform X3, producing MTGMSGAAVTRDGEAPEDSPPCSPSYDVTGKVMLLGDSGVGKTCLLIQFKDGAFLSGTFIATVGIDFRNKVVTVDGVRVKLQIWDTAGQERFRSVTHAYYRDAQALLLLYDITNKSSFDNIRAWLTEIHEYAQRDVVIMLLGNKADVSNERVIRSEDGETLAREYGVPFMETSAKTGMNVELAFLAIAKELKYRALWQPDGPHFQIRDFVESQKKQPSCCSFL